GTACTCGCGTTGCTTTCCGCAGATAGGTCACCGCGTCGATGCCGTGCGTGACGACGAGCGCCTGTATACGATACGTTTTTCCTGCGAGATGATCGATCGTCCGCTTAACTATCTGCTTGTGTCCAATCTGCGCGATAGCGAGGCGACGGTCGATCTTCCTGAAGGGCTGTGGTTCCGTTCCTGTGTTCATGCAGGCAGCGTCGCCGACATCCCCGATGCAAGCTGGATGCAAAGCGGCCAGGTTCGTCTCAAGCCGCATCATTCGCTCTGCCTGCTTCAGGTCGGAGAGCTTGCCGGCACGACCGGACATATCTTCCCCGCCGGCGACCTGCTCTCGGTAAATCTGGATGCGACTTCGGATTCGTCAAAGAACGTTGAGCGGCGAAACCGCACGATGCAGGTCAGGCCGGCCTATCTGGTGCTTGAAAGAAGCTGCAACCTTGCGAAAAGCGCGAAGCCGGTGAGCCAGTTTGAGGTGGAAGGAAGGCAGTTTGTGGTCGTGCAGTATTGAGAGGACCGGGAGAGCTGAAGAGGGTTAACCAGTAGAGTAGAGAGGGTGCCGGAAGCCCGGCAGCCCTCCCCCTCGTCAAACCGGACGTGCAGATTTCCCGCATCCGGCTTTCCCGAAAACAGACCATCCCAGAGCGTATTCATTTGAGATAGAGCAGTCCCATTTTGCTTATCTGGGAGTAGAAGCTCACACCATTCGGCGGGCGAAAACCACGCTGACTTCTTCTCTTTAAATGCACTGTTAAGCGATGAACTGTATAGGAGTTGACTTTTCTAAAGGAAGCCGCTGGATAACCGAAGCGAAATAATTTGACCAGCCGACAAGGGTTCTGTTGATACCGCCTATCATCTCATCAATAGGTTGATAGCACATCTTCTTGCCCGTCATGATCTTAAGCCTATCCCGCATCCGCTGCACGGCTTTCTTAGAGGGTAACACATTCAAATAGTCTCGATTTCTGCCCTTGAGATCGCGATCAAACCGAAAGGTAAACCCGAGAAAATCCAGACTCGCTTTCTTCTCCTTCAAGTTGACTGTCTTCGTCTTGTCACGATTGATCTTAAGACCCATGCGGGCTTCAATGAATCCCTCAACAAAATCGGTGAGGCGATCCGATTGATACCGGGCCAACACGACAAAGTCATCCGCATAACGAACAAGTTTTGCGTTGGCCCACACAGCGGGTCCGTTACGACCATGAAACACCTTATCGAAGTAATGTAGAAACAGGTTCGCGAGCAGCGGGGAGATCACTCCCCCCTGAGGCGTTCCCTGTTTCGATCTTGCGATGCGTGGTGGACTCCCTTTATCGTCGGGGGGTTCAACCACAGGCGTCTTCAACCACATCCGGATCAGTCGCAAGACCGACCTGTCACTGATTCTCTGCTCAACGCAGAGAATCAGTTTGTCATGTGGGATGGAATCGAAGTATCCTTTGAGATCAGCATCATATACAGCCTGAAAACCCGACAGAATATGACTTCTGATTTCTGCGAGCGCTGTATGTGCAGATCTTTTCGGTCTGAACCCGTAGGAACAGTCGAGAAAATCAGCCTCATAGATAGGCTCGATAATCAGGAGAGTCGCCATTTGCACGACTCGGTCTTTAATCGTCGGAATGCCAAGAGGACGGCGTCTTCCATCCGGCTTCGCAATATACTTCCTGCGGACCGGGCTTGGTCTGTACGTCTTCTCTTTCAGTTCCTTCTGTATCGATTCAAGAAATGCTTTCGCACCTCCTTTGCTGTTCTCAATTTGTTTGAAGGTTATCCCGTCAACGCCGGGAGAACCGCGATTCGCTTTCACTCGTGAATACGCCGCCTCCAGAACGTCCATCCTGAAGATACGATCATAAAGCACGTAAAATTTGAAGCGTGGTTCGTTCCTCGCCTTGTGATAGAGTTTCGATCTCAAAAGAGCGAGCTTCTCGGAAAGTCCCTTCTGGTTAAGCGGTATCGCTGCCTCAGTTCCCTTTCCTTCTTCCGTAGAGGATGTTTCCATCAAGCGGTCTTACTCCTTTTCTTATCCAAACTTGTTTTCGGCAGAGTCCCTTCGCTCCACCGGAATTACCCGACTTCCTCGCTACTATGGACTCCTCCGACTCCCGATGAGGATGAGTCACAGTTATGGATTCCTGTCACTCGTTGCCGAATCCCTCACCGGGCCTCCCAGGTTCCTCATGTCTTCCTTCTGCAAGTGCTATCCGCTCTGACCCCGAGCAGCCAGTCGGGTGCTAACCATTGCTTCCCCGACCGTGTCAGGCTTCACCAACTCCGAGAGGCTGGCCGCTGCTAATGGTGTAACGAGGCTCATGTCGGTTCACTTTTGTTACGGCCCTTACATTTGATCCGCGTGGCTTCACCCAAATGGATTACTCCAGCAGATGCACGCTTCACTACCCGCCGAATGGCTAATTGCGGGGTGGGTACCTTTCAACCCACGGGAGAACACAGGCTTATCCTGGCGCACCGGAGGGCACGGAGGAACGCGGAGAAGACAGGGAGAGAGATGAACTGCTGAGAGTACGAGGGCCGACTGAGGAAGAAGGGTGGCGTTTTTCTGATTCGGAATGGGCTGTTGCTGGCAGTCGCCGGCCTTTTCGAGCCCTTGCCGAGCAGCGGCGCGACATAATCTCATTATTTTCGCATTCGAATGTCCCTATAATTTTAATATGTCGCTCGGCGTCTTCCAGCAAAATGCACGATATCTCGCGCACTGTATAGCGAGCTAAACAATCTGTCGCGCGCCCGAGCCCGTTCTATACCAGCCGGCCTGCGCCGAAGTCCCGCCTGATTTGCATGCCATCCCGCCCACAGCGACCTTCTCCCTCATCCGCAGCACACATACTGAAGTTAACGCCGCTCCACGCAGCGATTACTCTTCCTTCTTCTCTCGACCCTTCTCAGCCTTCTCTCTCATCCTATCAATAAAATCAGGAGGCCATGCCCTGGGCGCACCATTGCATTTTGGGCCGGCACAGCCACCCTGGCCATTCCATTCGCCCTCCTGGACATCGCCTGATTTTAAATATACCTTCTTGCCATAACCCTTTTCGCTCCCATTAACAAACGCGCCTTCAAGGCGAACGTACGGTTCAGGATCTGTCCATCGGCCATTTTTATACTGTGGCGAGTCATAACCGATCTGCACACCGTGTCCATTGTAATGATTATCCCGGAATTCCCCTTCATAGCGCCGTAGATTGTTTGCATCATATGCTCTGCCTCTTCCATGCCGTTTGCCGTCCCTGAATTCGCCACGATAGTGCGTGCCACGCCAGAACAGATAGGCACCTCTGCCATTTCTGCAATCTCCTTCATAACAGATTGCACCATTCACAAAGTCTCCGCTATACGCCTTGCCCGTGCAGGTGGTCAATGTGCCTCGCCCATGCGGAACACCTTGCTGGAACTGGCCTTCATATCTATGGGGGCAGCTATCCATCTCTTCTTTTGGCCATGGTCCTGTTATCAGCCTTTCCCATTTTCCGTAGCCGTGATACTTATCATAGGCGAAATCCCCTTCATAGTTCTCGCCCTCAATCGATTTCACACGCTTTTCAATGGTACCCTTGCCCCAGCGCAGGCCATCCCTGAACTCACCCCTGTAAATGGAATAGCCGACAAAACCGTTATCGACGGATTTATCGATAACACCGAAGAAATCCACGCGCTGTTCCCCATAGCCATTCTTACAGCCACCCTCTACACAGTAGGCAGTGCCCATTCGTGGCAGCGAGCAACGCATTGCGAATGCAAGTAAGGCGGCAATAAGCAGGGCGCCGATATATCGGTTCATACTCAACTTCAATGCTGTGTGTTCCGTTACAGGCAAGGCGGTTTTTATCCTGTTCACAGATCGGATGCTCGGTTGCGAGAGTGATCGCGCTTTTGCCGAGAAACGGAGCGACATAATGTCATTATTTTCTCATAAGAATGTCCCCATAATTTTAATATGTCGCGCCGGAGCCCGTACCACGCCGTATGTCGAGCACCGTATTCCTGCAAAATACACGATATCCCGCGCGCCGGAGCCATCCCCGAGCCTGTCGAAAAACCACTTCAGTGGCCCGCCTATGGCCCCTTGGGTCATAGGCGAAATGACGTTAAACCCCCTTACCCCAGCAAAGTGATCTCCCCCCGTCGATTTGTGATGTTGCTATACATTCACTCTCCTGAAACTGATCAGCTTCGCAATATTGTGGGCGATACAACGTTCTGCCCAGTCAACCTGAGCCTTTTTGAGGGTGCGTCGAAAGAATTGCCATCCATTTCGTACACTCTTCATAACGCCGAAGACACCTTCTACCGACGGAAACCGGCGCGAATAGATTGTCTTACCATAGGCCGAGCTTAGTTTTTCTCTCATTTTAA
This region of Leptonema illini DSM 21528 genomic DNA includes:
- the ltrA gene encoding group II intron reverse transcriptase/maturase, translated to METSSTEEGKGTEAAIPLNQKGLSEKLALLRSKLYHKARNEPRFKFYVLYDRIFRMDVLEAAYSRVKANRGSPGVDGITFKQIENSKGGAKAFLESIQKELKEKTYRPSPVRRKYIAKPDGRRRPLGIPTIKDRVVQMATLLIIEPIYEADFLDCSYGFRPKRSAHTALAEIRSHILSGFQAVYDADLKGYFDSIPHDKLILCVEQRISDRSVLRLIRMWLKTPVVEPPDDKGSPPRIARSKQGTPQGGVISPLLANLFLHYFDKVFHGRNGPAVWANAKLVRYADDFVVLARYQSDRLTDFVEGFIEARMGLKINRDKTKTVNLKEKKASLDFLGFTFRFDRDLKGRNRDYLNVLPSKKAVQRMRDRLKIMTGKKMCYQPIDEMIGGINRTLVGWSNYFASVIQRLPLEKSTPIQFIA
- a CDS encoding MORN repeat-containing protein, translated to MNRYIGALLIAALLAFAMRCSLPRMGTAYCVEGGCKNGYGEQRVDFFGVIDKSVDNGFVGYSIYRGEFRDGLRWGKGTIEKRVKSIEGENYEGDFAYDKYHGYGKWERLITGPWPKEEMDSCPHRYEGQFQQGVPHGRGTLTTCTGKAYSGDFVNGAICYEGDCRNGRGAYLFWRGTHYRGEFRDGKRHGRGRAYDANNLRRYEGEFRDNHYNGHGVQIGYDSPQYKNGRWTDPEPYVRLEGAFVNGSEKGYGKKVYLKSGDVQEGEWNGQGGCAGPKCNGAPRAWPPDFIDRMREKAEKGREKKEE